In the Flavisolibacter tropicus genome, one interval contains:
- a CDS encoding ferritin-like domain-containing protein, whose translation MERNEKVVDILNDLIRINHDRIVGYEKGIEELKDGDADLKTLFNRYIQESKQYAGELTHEVNRLGGTPSDGTTNSGKIYRVWMDLKAVVAGHDRKTVLENCEFGEDAAQKAYDLALNNEDAHYEAPLRDIIVRQKAQLKVGHDEVKRLRDMYKASH comes from the coding sequence ATGGAAAGAAATGAAAAAGTAGTAGACATCTTAAATGACCTGATCCGCATTAATCATGACCGTATTGTAGGTTATGAAAAAGGTATTGAAGAACTTAAAGATGGTGATGCTGATTTAAAAACATTGTTTAACCGTTATATACAGGAAAGCAAACAATACGCGGGGGAACTTACACACGAAGTAAACCGCTTAGGTGGCACCCCTTCCGACGGCACTACAAACTCCGGAAAGATCTATCGTGTTTGGATGGATTTAAAAGCAGTGGTTGCAGGTCATGATCGCAAAACAGTTCTTGAAAATTGTGAATTTGGAGAAGATGCGGCTCAAAAGGCGTACGATCTTGCACTAAACAATGAAGATGCTCATTATGAGGCTCCGCTGCGTGATATTATCGTTCGCCAGAAAGCCCAATTAAAAGTAGGACATGATGAAGTAAAACGATTACGTGATATGTACAAGGCATCTCATTAA
- a CDS encoding ferritin-like domain-containing protein, translating into MAKSILATPTRSQPATKVKDDRTLLKELLIDELRDIYWAEKYLTKTMPRLLKAATSPQLAHAFENHLMQSLDQITRLELAFEMMELHPRARKCEAMEGLVKECQQMLQDMPKGSSALDAGLIICVQKIEHYEIAAYGSLVQLAKTMGRKDVADILHLTLVEEKETDELLTELAVSGINLDAVHEEGQ; encoded by the coding sequence ATGGCAAAGTCGATATTGGCTACACCTACTAGGTCACAGCCTGCCACTAAGGTAAAAGACGACAGGACACTGCTAAAAGAATTGCTCATAGACGAGTTACGAGACATTTATTGGGCGGAAAAATACTTGACTAAAACAATGCCCCGCCTATTAAAGGCCGCAACGTCTCCCCAATTGGCCCATGCATTTGAAAATCATCTGATGCAGTCGCTGGACCAGATTACCCGCCTCGAGTTGGCATTTGAAATGATGGAGCTACATCCCCGCGCCCGTAAATGTGAAGCCATGGAAGGATTAGTAAAAGAATGCCAGCAAATGCTGCAGGATATGCCCAAAGGCAGTTCAGCACTAGATGCCGGGTTGATCATTTGTGTGCAAAAGATTGAACATTATGAAATTGCAGCTTACGGCAGCCTGGTGCAACTAGCAAAAACAATGGGAAGAAAGGATGTAGCAGACATTTTACACTTAACATTGGTAGAAGAAAAAGAGACTGATGAATTGCTTACAGAGTTAGCAGTAAGTGGCATCAACCTGGATGCTGTACATGAAGAAGGGCAATAA
- a CDS encoding low affinity iron permease family protein has translation MTSSLNTSRKTGFSAKFETIANKVTRLAGSSYAFLIAFALILLWGITGPFFHFSDTWQLVINTSTTIVTFLMVFIIQQSQNKDSIALQLKLNELIACNEAASNRLIDVEDITQEELDTLKNFYVKLATLAKKENELFSSHSIDEAADIHNQKSQFAKNRVANRNIKPE, from the coding sequence ATGACTAGTTCATTAAACACCTCTAGGAAAACGGGCTTTTCTGCAAAGTTTGAAACAATAGCCAACAAAGTAACCCGTCTTGCCGGAAGCTCTTATGCCTTTTTAATTGCGTTTGCATTAATCCTGCTATGGGGTATAACGGGACCTTTTTTTCATTTTTCAGATACCTGGCAGCTCGTTATAAATACCTCCACCACTATTGTCACGTTTTTAATGGTATTTATCATTCAGCAGTCACAAAACAAAGACTCAATTGCGCTACAACTAAAGCTCAATGAACTTATTGCCTGTAATGAAGCGGCCAGTAACCGGCTGATAGACGTTGAAGACATTACCCAGGAAGAGCTGGATACTTTAAAGAACTTCTATGTTAAGCTGGCTACATTGGCAAAAAAAGAAAATGAGCTATTTAGCTCTCACTCCATTGATGAAGCAGCAGATATTCATAATCAGAAAAGCCAATTTGCGAAAAACCGTGTAGCTAACCGGAATATAAAACCAGAATAA
- a CDS encoding YihY/virulence factor BrkB family protein, with protein MKRAHSIWKAFKMAGAGFFEDNAFKLSASLSYYTVFALGPLIIMIISLAGLFFGQEAVQGRVYMQLNGLVGSTAALQIQDIIRNIQSSRLGTAGAIFGGIVLFIGATGVFTEMQDSINYIWSVKAKPKKGWLKYLSNRLLSFSLIVGISFVLLVSLTINALLNLLSDKLARLLPAYTFQLFHIINSLIIILVISGLFTVIFKILPDAVISWKDALLGAVFTALLFLLGKFLINYYIGTSNLGVTYGTAASIVIILTWVYYSSIILYFGAEFTKMYAIQSGSGIHPKETAVFIIKKEAKEIPPSHLDT; from the coding sequence ATGAAAAGGGCACATTCCATTTGGAAGGCTTTTAAAATGGCAGGTGCTGGTTTTTTTGAAGACAATGCCTTTAAACTCAGTGCCTCGTTAAGTTATTATACGGTCTTTGCATTAGGCCCCTTGATTATTATGATCATTTCTTTAGCAGGCCTTTTCTTTGGACAGGAAGCTGTACAAGGCAGGGTTTATATGCAGTTAAATGGCTTAGTAGGAAGTACAGCGGCTTTACAGATTCAGGATATCATTCGAAATATTCAATCATCAAGACTAGGAACGGCAGGAGCCATCTTTGGTGGTATCGTATTATTTATAGGGGCAACCGGAGTGTTTACTGAAATGCAGGACTCTATTAATTACATATGGTCTGTAAAAGCCAAACCTAAAAAGGGATGGCTAAAGTATTTATCAAACCGCCTGCTATCCTTTTCACTTATTGTCGGGATCAGCTTTGTATTGCTTGTATCATTGACTATTAATGCCCTGCTAAACTTATTGAGTGATAAATTAGCCCGCCTTTTACCAGCCTATACCTTCCAGTTATTTCACATCATCAACTCACTGATTATTATACTTGTAATAAGTGGATTATTTACCGTTATATTTAAGATACTTCCCGATGCAGTCATTAGCTGGAAAGACGCCCTTTTAGGAGCCGTATTCACCGCTCTACTCTTTTTATTAGGGAAATTTCTTATCAACTATTATATAGGCACTTCTAACTTAGGCGTAACTTATGGTACGGCAGCTTCTATTGTAATTATTCTAACCTGGGTCTATTACTCCTCTATCATTCTTTACTTTGGTGCGGAGTTTACAAAAATGTATGCAATACAATCTGGCTCAGGCATACATCCAAAAGAAACAGCAGTCTTTATTATTAAGAAAGAAGCCAAAGAGATTCCTCCTTCCCATTTAGATACCTAG
- a CDS encoding DUF6496 domain-containing protein — MAKYSRTAGKKVKDAMHEMKEGKLKSGRSGKKVTSRKQAIAIGLSEARERGAKVPAKKSASKSTGRKTASKTATKRTGRKTAAKSTARKTAAKSSRGKTATKTTARKTATKRGSKAAPRKRTAKKA; from the coding sequence ATGGCAAAATATTCAAGAACTGCCGGTAAAAAGGTAAAAGATGCCATGCATGAAATGAAGGAAGGTAAACTGAAAAGTGGTCGCAGTGGCAAAAAAGTAACCTCACGTAAGCAGGCTATTGCTATTGGACTTTCTGAAGCCAGAGAACGCGGCGCAAAAGTGCCTGCGAAAAAGAGCGCTTCAAAAAGTACTGGACGTAAAACTGCATCTAAAACAGCAACTAAGCGTACTGGCCGTAAAACTGCTGCCAAAAGCACTGCACGTAAAACAGCTGCGAAGTCATCAAGAGGTAAAACCGCTACAAAGACTACAGCACGTAAAACAGCAACTAAGCGAGGTTCAAAAGCCGCTCCTCGAAAGCGTACAGCTAAAAAAGCGTAA
- a CDS encoding DUF1328 domain-containing protein: MLRWTVIFLVVAIIAAIFGFGGIASGAASIAKILFFIFLVLFVLSLVAGGFRRVD, translated from the coding sequence ATGTTACGTTGGACAGTTATCTTTTTAGTAGTAGCTATCATTGCAGCTATTTTTGGTTTTGGTGGCATAGCTTCAGGTGCTGCCTCTATTGCTAAGATTTTGTTCTTCATTTTCTTAGTATTATTTGTACTAAGCTTAGTTGCTGGTGGCTTTAGAAGGGTTGACTAA
- a CDS encoding response regulator has product MQKILIIDDDRDMCLLLKRFLTRHGFEVLEAYSGKKALELLETVEPDLVMCDFRLEDMEGNVLLGKIKEKYPPVPVIIITGYSDIKIAVEVMKMGLMIISLSHCFQMKYLLL; this is encoded by the coding sequence ATGCAGAAAATCTTAATTATTGATGATGACAGAGATATGTGCCTTTTATTGAAAAGGTTTTTAACTCGTCATGGATTTGAAGTACTTGAAGCTTACAGTGGCAAAAAAGCGCTGGAGTTATTGGAAACTGTAGAGCCAGATTTGGTAATGTGCGATTTCCGCCTTGAAGACATGGAAGGTAATGTGTTGCTAGGTAAGATAAAAGAAAAGTATCCGCCGGTGCCGGTGATCATAATTACGGGCTACAGTGATATTAAAATAGCTGTGGAAGTAATGAAGATGGGGCTTATGATTATATCACTAAGCCACTGTTTCCAGATGAAATACTTGTTACTATAA
- the rpoN gene encoding RNA polymerase factor sigma-54, whose translation MINQRLAQKQRLKILPQQIQLLNFFHLNTLELEQRIQQELEENPLLEDQKSEFEPLVEKYNKDAVQDYQDWEEHGYDDVPDYKLEYGNYLHNDKLPERPIASGYDYRILLKEQFKVNYADEREIELAEYIIDSLNDHGLMDQSLEDLAEDISFKYNKWVEPNEVGLVLEKIQLLEPIGIGARNIRECLLIQLKQFNQKRPDVILAVRLLENHFTDLHNRNMDKIKHQLKLDDEELKIVLRLIASLKMKPVCEQQDGVNVTNTIIPDFILVQNGDLLEVQLYKYRSESLNINASWKQMAEGSTQVTTDKSALQYLKNKLQSAQWFINAVQQREATMLKIMRAILHLQYEYFLTGDINLLKPMILKNVAEMVGVDISTVSRITCNKYIETPFGLLLLKDLFTEGIANEKGQVISNKVIQSAIEDVIQNEDKHNPYTDQQLVNILSQKGFSVARRTVAKYREQLQIPVSHVRGLWA comes from the coding sequence ATGATCAATCAGCGTTTAGCACAGAAGCAGCGTTTGAAAATTCTGCCTCAGCAGATTCAGTTGCTGAACTTTTTTCATCTGAACACATTAGAATTAGAGCAGCGTATACAACAAGAGCTGGAAGAAAACCCTTTGTTAGAAGATCAAAAAAGCGAGTTTGAGCCGTTAGTAGAAAAATATAATAAGGATGCTGTGCAGGATTACCAGGATTGGGAAGAGCATGGCTATGATGATGTACCTGATTATAAGTTGGAGTATGGCAATTATTTGCATAATGATAAGCTACCGGAGCGGCCAATAGCTAGTGGTTATGATTACCGGATCTTGTTGAAAGAACAGTTTAAAGTCAACTATGCGGATGAGCGTGAAATTGAATTAGCGGAATACATTATTGATTCGCTCAATGATCATGGCTTAATGGATCAAAGCCTGGAAGACCTGGCAGAGGATATCTCTTTTAAGTATAACAAGTGGGTAGAACCCAACGAAGTAGGACTGGTATTAGAAAAGATTCAACTATTAGAACCTATTGGTATTGGGGCTCGTAATATTAGAGAATGTCTTTTAATACAGCTGAAACAGTTTAATCAGAAGCGCCCGGATGTAATTTTAGCTGTACGGTTGTTAGAGAATCATTTTACGGATCTGCACAACCGGAATATGGATAAGATCAAGCATCAGCTTAAGCTTGATGATGAAGAGCTTAAGATTGTGCTGCGCTTGATAGCTTCTTTAAAGATGAAGCCTGTATGTGAGCAACAAGATGGCGTAAATGTTACTAATACCATTATACCTGATTTTATTCTCGTGCAAAATGGGGATTTACTAGAGGTGCAATTGTATAAGTATCGTTCAGAAAGCTTGAATATCAACGCTTCATGGAAACAAATGGCTGAGGGTAGCACACAGGTTACTACTGATAAGTCAGCCCTACAATATTTAAAGAATAAGTTGCAATCGGCACAGTGGTTTATAAATGCTGTTCAACAGCGGGAAGCTACTATGCTGAAGATCATGAGAGCTATCTTGCATTTGCAATATGAATACTTCCTGACGGGAGATATTAATTTGCTGAAGCCCATGATCCTGAAGAATGTGGCAGAAATGGTTGGTGTAGATATTTCTACTGTTTCACGAATTACTTGTAATAAGTATATTGAGACACCATTTGGTTTATTATTGTTGAAAGACCTGTTTACGGAAGGTATAGCCAATGAAAAAGGACAAGTGATCAGTAACAAGGTTATACAATCGGCCATTGAGGATGTAATTCAAAACGAAGACAAGCATAATCCCTATACAGATCAGCAATTAGTTAATATCCTTTCTCAGAAAGGTTTTTCTGTTGCTCGACGTACAGTTGCTAAATATAGAGAACAGCTACAAATTCCCGTTTCCCATGTACGTGGGTTGTGGGCATAA
- a CDS encoding DNA topoisomerase IB, which translates to MEVVQLTHKEFLKIDKDYSQAAKIADLHYVNDKQAGIQRIKKGQGFSYIYNDQLLTDEAELERIKKLAIPPAWTNVWICPKSNGHIQATGFDTRSRKQYRYHEQWQTLRNETKFHRLYEFGKLLPSLRLKLEEDFSNKELSEEKVIATVISLMERTYIRIGNNEYEKINGSYGLTTLKDKHVKIEGDKIRFSFKGKKGIDHDISLRSRKLAKAVQACRDIPGKELFQYYDVEGNKKPIDSGCVNNYIKDATGGDFTAKDFRTWAGTLNILRAFRTLGEAPSETECKKNVISALDEVSKKLGNTRTVCKKYYVHPGIIKLYEGNSLNKYLKELDEIEKADFLTGLTSEERVLMKILQQLV; encoded by the coding sequence ATGGAAGTAGTACAACTCACGCATAAAGAATTTTTAAAGATCGATAAGGATTATAGCCAAGCAGCTAAGATCGCCGACCTCCATTACGTAAATGACAAACAGGCTGGTATACAACGTATCAAAAAAGGGCAAGGCTTTAGCTATATCTATAACGATCAACTGCTAACTGATGAAGCGGAGCTGGAGCGAATTAAAAAGCTGGCTATTCCGCCAGCCTGGACTAACGTTTGGATCTGTCCTAAGTCCAATGGTCATATACAGGCTACCGGGTTTGATACCCGTAGTCGGAAACAGTATCGTTACCACGAGCAATGGCAAACATTACGCAACGAAACAAAGTTTCACCGCCTTTATGAATTTGGAAAGCTTTTACCCTCTTTACGCCTAAAATTGGAAGAGGACTTTTCAAACAAGGAGTTAAGTGAAGAAAAGGTTATTGCAACAGTTATTAGTCTTATGGAGCGCACCTATATACGAATTGGCAATAATGAATACGAAAAAATAAATGGGTCGTATGGATTAACCACCTTAAAAGACAAACACGTCAAAATTGAAGGTGATAAAATCCGCTTCTCTTTTAAAGGAAAGAAGGGTATTGACCATGACATTAGCCTTCGTAGTCGTAAACTAGCAAAGGCCGTTCAAGCTTGTCGAGATATTCCGGGCAAAGAACTGTTCCAGTACTACGACGTAGAGGGCAACAAAAAACCTATTGACTCTGGATGCGTGAACAATTATATAAAAGACGCTACAGGAGGTGATTTTACAGCAAAGGATTTCCGCACATGGGCAGGCACTTTAAATATCCTAAGAGCTTTTAGAACTTTGGGGGAAGCCCCATCTGAGACCGAGTGCAAAAAGAATGTGATTAGTGCCCTGGACGAAGTAAGCAAGAAACTAGGTAATACTCGAACAGTTTGCAAAAAGTACTATGTACACCCCGGCATTATAAAACTTTATGAAGGCAATAGCCTTAATAAATACCTGAAAGAGCTGGATGAAATTGAAAAGGCAGATTTTCTTACTGGTCTTACTTCAGAGGAAAGAGTATTAATGAAGATTCTCCAACAGTTGGTTTAA
- a CDS encoding lmo0937 family membrane protein: MRSLLYILAVICIIGWLLGVFYWSATGLIHILIILAIISILLAIIRRA, translated from the coding sequence ATGCGTAGTCTACTTTACATATTAGCTGTGATCTGCATTATAGGTTGGTTATTGGGAGTGTTTTACTGGAGTGCTACAGGGCTAATACATATATTGATAATACTGGCTATCATATCTATTTTATTAGCCATAATACGAAGAGCATAA
- a CDS encoding hybrid sensor histidine kinase/response regulator, protein MPLDKPAIRILIIDDDEDDYFITSEYLRQIEEYSLTIEWSYKYSDAIEHVKSRGYDIYFVDYRLGAKTGLDFLKEAIRLGCEEPIVLLTGKGNKEIDIEAMQIGATDYLVKTELNADKLERCLRYALERTSYLKALRANERKYRSIFELSKDAVFIADKALLFRDFNAATQDLLGYAREEMQQLSIYDVISEDVDKKLLEKLLYEEGEVNDLELEVQTQLGEKKICIFSLTAPLDATGHIYYQGLMHDITNLRRAEKANLMVEKLGATGRLVRTLAHEVRNPLNNINMSVEQLIGTEAENDENALYLDIIQRNSKRIGDLITELLDTSRPSELSFERCTLQSVMDDSIADALDRITLQRINMQIKYYNEPCYIMANKEKLKIAFLNIIINAVEAMPNDGSGELDIEIDSTGSMHSVKVKDNGCGIPEEHISRLFEPYFTSKRNGMGLGLAATLNILQSHKAQVDVTSVVNSGTTFLISFPSL, encoded by the coding sequence ATGCCATTGGATAAACCCGCCATTCGTATTTTAATTATTGATGATGATGAGGATGATTATTTTATCACTTCAGAGTACTTACGTCAAATTGAAGAATATTCGCTTACCATTGAGTGGAGTTATAAATATTCTGATGCAATAGAGCATGTAAAGAGTCGTGGTTATGATATTTATTTCGTAGACTATCGCTTAGGTGCAAAAACTGGTTTGGACTTCTTAAAGGAAGCTATTCGTTTAGGCTGTGAAGAGCCAATCGTGCTATTAACAGGTAAGGGAAACAAAGAGATTGACATTGAAGCGATGCAGATAGGTGCTACAGACTATCTTGTAAAAACGGAATTAAATGCCGATAAGCTTGAGCGGTGTTTGCGATATGCATTGGAGAGAACTTCTTACCTGAAGGCTTTGCGTGCTAATGAACGTAAATACCGGAGCATATTTGAACTGTCTAAAGATGCTGTTTTTATAGCTGATAAAGCATTATTGTTTCGTGACTTTAATGCTGCTACACAAGACTTATTAGGTTATGCAAGAGAGGAAATGCAACAGCTAAGCATCTATGATGTAATTTCAGAAGATGTAGATAAGAAGCTGTTGGAAAAACTCTTGTATGAAGAGGGTGAAGTGAATGATCTGGAGTTAGAGGTGCAGACTCAATTAGGTGAAAAGAAGATCTGTATTTTTTCTTTGACAGCTCCATTAGATGCAACCGGGCATATTTACTATCAGGGGTTGATGCATGATATCACTAATCTGCGTCGTGCTGAAAAGGCCAACCTGATGGTTGAAAAGCTAGGTGCAACAGGCCGTTTAGTACGTACACTGGCGCATGAAGTGCGGAACCCCTTGAACAACATTAATATGTCGGTAGAGCAGCTGATCGGCACAGAAGCAGAGAATGATGAAAACGCACTTTACCTTGATATTATTCAGCGTAATAGTAAACGGATAGGTGATTTGATTACCGAGTTGTTAGATACCAGCCGTCCAAGTGAGCTTAGCTTTGAAAGATGCACCCTACAATCTGTAATGGATGATAGTATTGCCGATGCGTTGGATCGTATTACCCTACAGCGCATTAATATGCAGATCAAATATTACAATGAGCCTTGCTATATTATGGCTAATAAGGAAAAGCTGAAGATCGCTTTTCTGAATATCATCATAAATGCAGTAGAAGCTATGCCTAATGATGGCAGTGGTGAGTTGGATATTGAAATAGATTCTACAGGAAGCATGCACTCCGTAAAAGTAAAAGACAATGGGTGTGGTATTCCTGAAGAACATATATCTCGCTTATTTGAACCTTATTTTACCTCCAAGCGAAACGGAATGGGGTTAGGTTTAGCAGCTACATTAAATATCCTGCAGTCACACAAAGCGCAGGTAGATGTTACTTCCGTTGTAAACAGCGGTACCACATTTTTAATAAGTTTTCCTTCCCTGTAA
- a CDS encoding sigma-54 interaction domain-containing protein encodes MSAPALSTGVKPPLVQSGEYIFGDTPTFRQILQQIDLVAPTNYSVIIYGESGSGKEAIAQEIHKRSKRKGKPFVAIDCGALSKELAGSELFGHEKGSFTGALNQKIGSFELANSGTIFLDEVANLSYDIQVSLLRVVQERKMRRVGGTKDIELDVRIIIASNEKLWDATRKGKFREDLYHRFNEFSIDVPPLRQRPDDIMLFANHFLQQTNAELGKYVTRYSAEVESIFKSYVWYGNLRELKNVIKRATLLTDGEQVEASSLPFEISHFNKLQFDKQPEPAAVHTVPNTIDDLTETPRTISETTLKGASIDAEYEMILRALKKVNFNKSKAAKLLNIDRKTLYNKMKQYQEFNNQ; translated from the coding sequence ATGTCTGCTCCAGCACTTTCTACTGGTGTAAAACCTCCATTGGTTCAATCTGGTGAATACATATTTGGCGATACTCCTACATTCCGTCAAATCTTACAGCAGATTGACTTAGTGGCCCCTACTAACTACTCAGTTATAATTTATGGTGAAAGTGGAAGTGGTAAAGAGGCCATTGCACAGGAAATACACAAGCGTAGCAAGCGAAAAGGAAAACCGTTTGTAGCAATCGACTGCGGTGCTTTATCTAAAGAGTTGGCTGGTAGTGAGCTTTTTGGACATGAAAAAGGTTCATTTACAGGTGCTCTGAATCAGAAAATAGGAAGTTTTGAACTGGCCAATTCTGGTACTATATTCCTGGACGAGGTAGCAAACCTATCATATGACATTCAAGTTTCTTTATTACGTGTAGTGCAGGAACGTAAAATGCGCAGGGTGGGTGGAACGAAAGATATTGAACTGGATGTGCGAATTATTATAGCGTCTAACGAAAAGCTTTGGGATGCTACTCGCAAAGGAAAGTTCCGGGAAGATTTATACCATCGCTTTAATGAATTCAGCATAGATGTGCCACCGCTTCGTCAGCGCCCTGATGATATTATGCTATTTGCTAACCATTTTCTGCAGCAAACTAATGCTGAATTAGGCAAGTACGTGACTCGCTATAGTGCTGAGGTTGAGAGTATATTTAAAAGTTATGTATGGTACGGAAACTTACGTGAATTAAAGAATGTGATCAAGCGGGCCACTTTATTAACTGATGGTGAGCAGGTAGAAGCAAGCTCTTTACCTTTTGAGATTTCGCACTTTAATAAACTGCAGTTTGATAAACAACCGGAGCCTGCCGCTGTACATACCGTGCCAAATACCATTGATGATCTAACAGAAACACCTCGTACCATTTCTGAAACTACTCTGAAAGGCGCAAGTATTGATGCCGAATATGAAATGATTTTACGGGCATTGAAAAAAGTGAATTTTAATAAGAGTAAAGCCGCTAAGCTTTTGAACATTGACCGCAAAACGCTTTATAACAAAATGAAGCAGTACCAGGAGTTCAATAATCAGTAA
- a CDS encoding Ku protein, translated as MRAIWSGTLGFGLVNIPVKLVSAVQSEAIDFDMLSRDDLAPVRYARIDTATGNEVEWKDIVKGYQYAKGKYVVVDEEDFEKASPQKSRSIDILQFAKSDEIDPIYFEKPYYIVPAKGGEKSYRLLVKALEETESVGIAEFMLRNREHVCAIKPYKNVLLLDQMRYQEEIKEVPEAAKSTKVTAQELELAKKLITNLTETFDPTAFKDTYIAELKKVIKAKAAGKHIRIAEPEERPTATVKDLMDILKRSLEKGKKRA; from the coding sequence ATGCGTGCGATCTGGTCGGGTACGTTGGGTTTTGGATTAGTGAATATACCAGTAAAGCTTGTAAGCGCTGTTCAATCAGAAGCTATTGATTTTGATATGTTGTCTAGAGATGACCTGGCGCCGGTACGCTACGCCCGTATTGATACAGCAACAGGAAACGAGGTCGAGTGGAAAGATATTGTGAAGGGCTACCAGTATGCTAAAGGCAAATATGTGGTAGTTGACGAAGAGGACTTTGAAAAAGCAAGTCCACAAAAATCACGCTCTATAGATATTCTCCAGTTCGCCAAAAGCGATGAAATAGATCCAATCTATTTCGAAAAACCTTATTACATCGTCCCCGCAAAGGGAGGTGAAAAATCCTACCGTCTTTTAGTAAAAGCTTTAGAAGAAACCGAATCCGTAGGGATTGCTGAATTTATGCTACGTAATCGTGAGCATGTATGTGCTATTAAGCCCTACAAGAACGTGCTTTTGCTAGATCAAATGCGTTATCAGGAGGAAATTAAAGAAGTGCCTGAAGCTGCCAAGAGTACAAAAGTGACTGCGCAAGAACTAGAGTTGGCTAAAAAACTGATAACCAATTTAACAGAAACATTTGACCCCACAGCCTTTAAGGATACCTATATCGCAGAACTGAAAAAGGTAATTAAAGCAAAGGCTGCTGGCAAACATATACGTATAGCCGAACCAGAAGAAAGGCCAACGGCCACTGTAAAAGATTTAATGGATATATTAAAACGAAGCCTGGAAAAAGGCAAGAAAAGAGCTTAG